A genomic window from Candidatus Omnitrophota bacterium includes:
- the def gene encoding peptide deformylase, whose product MIKTKLRIRTYGDPCLRRKSEPVKKIGPAERMLINVMINTIADNENEIGLAAPQIGINKKIFIVDLPEFPRVFVDPKILKKEGQSSMEEGCLSFPGFAFTIKRPKKITVEYLDENKKKRIIECEDFFARVILHETDHLDGVLFVDRASEEERAQNQKALDNLAKKTKKDLKINS is encoded by the coding sequence ATGATCAAAACAAAGTTAAGAATTAGGACATATGGGGATCCTTGTTTAAGAAGGAAATCAGAGCCAGTTAAGAAAATTGGTCCTGCTGAACGTATGCTCATTAATGTAATGATTAACACAATTGCAGATAACGAAAATGAAATTGGCCTGGCAGCACCACAAATAGGAATTAATAAGAAAATTTTTATTGTTGATCTTCCTGAATTTCCAAGAGTTTTTGTTGATCCCAAGATCCTAAAGAAAGAGGGCCAATCGTCTATGGAAGAAGGGTGCCTGAGCTTTCCTGGGTTTGCCTTTACGATTAAGAGACCAAAAAAAATTACTGTTGAATATCTAGATGAGAATAAAAAGAAACGAATTATTGAATGTGAAGATTTCTTTGCTCGCGTTATTTTGCACGAGACAGATCATCTTGATGGGGTGCTTTTTGTCGACCGTGCAAGCGAGGAAGAAAGAGCGCAGAATCAAAAAGCATTGGATAACTTAGCAAAAAAGACTAAAAAAGATTTAAAAATAAATTCGTAA
- the lipA gene encoding lipoyl synthase translates to MTVVQRILPSWFKQKIPNKNKIDSMKESFAQLGIYTVCEHSYCPNMGSCWSAGVATFMILGDRCTRACRFCAVESGQAKEVDPFEPCHVAQAVKRLGLKYVVVTSVTRDDLEDQGAAQFSKTIQEIKASVPGIRIEVLVPDFLGNENLIKIVLDAEPSVFGHNLETVKRLSTLFRPQADYERSLNVLRLAKQLNPGIFTKSGLMVGLGETKQEVKQAMRDLRAAGCDLLTIGQYLAPSKKERHVCVDRFVLPDEFKEYKTFGMSIGFGHVLSGPLVRSSYLAEDGYQNCLNRLKGLDI, encoded by the coding sequence ATGACAGTTGTACAAAGAATACTTCCTAGTTGGTTTAAGCAAAAGATTCCTAATAAAAATAAGATTGATTCCATGAAAGAATCATTTGCTCAGTTAGGAATTTACACGGTTTGTGAACATTCTTATTGTCCTAATATGGGATCTTGTTGGTCAGCTGGCGTTGCAACATTTATGATTTTAGGCGATCGTTGCACTAGAGCTTGTCGATTTTGTGCGGTTGAATCGGGGCAGGCTAAAGAAGTTGATCCTTTTGAGCCTTGTCATGTAGCTCAGGCGGTAAAGCGACTAGGGTTAAAATATGTTGTTGTGACATCTGTGACAAGAGATGATTTGGAAGATCAAGGAGCAGCGCAATTTTCTAAGACGATTCAAGAAATTAAGGCGTCTGTTCCGGGAATAAGGATTGAAGTATTGGTTCCTGACTTTTTGGGTAATGAAAATTTAATCAAAATTGTTTTGGATGCAGAACCTAGTGTTTTTGGACATAATCTTGAGACGGTTAAAAGATTGTCAACACTCTTTCGACCACAAGCAGATTATGAAAGATCTCTGAATGTTTTAAGATTAGCAAAACAATTGAATCCAGGTATCTTTACTAAATCTGGATTGATGGTTGGTCTAGGTGAGACTAAGCAAGAGGTGAAGCAGGCGATGCGGGATTTGAGGGCAGCTGGGTGTGATCTTTTGACCATTGGTCAGTATTTAGCACCGTCAAAAAAAGAGCGTCACGTTTGTGTTGATCGTTTTGTTTTGCCAGATGAATTTAAAGAGTACAAAACTTTTGGTATGTCTATTGGATTCGGACATGTTTTAAGCGGCCCACTCGTTCGAAGTTCATATTTAGCTGAGGACGGATACCAAAATTGTTTAAATAGATTAAAGGGTTTAGATATATAA
- a CDS encoding lysylphosphatidylglycerol synthase transmembrane domain-containing protein, which translates to MKKKIKELASLLLRVGLSAALLFYLFKKIDVAKMMDILKEANFAYLFAGLFFMFVIYFLILIRWDIIIRYLGIKVPFKSVARCFLIGSFFNLFLPTSTGGDVVKTIGLFRDTSEKTKVVASVLLDRVFGLVALVIVSIVAFASAYRIVYDKFLLIAIGMISLATALGILFLFNERLYSFACQVFNKWPVVKDKLMELHYAIVLIKEKKQALFLVISISCFVQVLLAIVFYLTAKGLHQDVGLIYWIIFVPLICVASAFPSIGGLGVRDVSSVYLFSKVGVAAATAASMSLINFLFMAIIGLIGAMVYVCSLSHRRVQCCLSDSKSSEG; encoded by the coding sequence TTGAAGAAGAAAATCAAAGAATTAGCCTCATTATTGCTACGAGTAGGATTAAGTGCAGCGTTGCTTTTTTATCTTTTTAAGAAAATCGATGTTGCCAAAATGATGGATATTCTGAAAGAAGCAAATTTTGCTTATCTTTTTGCTGGTTTATTTTTTATGTTTGTTATTTATTTTCTTATTTTGATTCGATGGGACATTATTATCCGTTATTTGGGAATCAAGGTTCCATTTAAAAGCGTGGCACGTTGTTTTTTGATTGGTTCTTTTTTTAATTTATTTTTACCAACATCAACAGGTGGAGATGTTGTAAAGACCATTGGGCTTTTTAGAGATACATCTGAGAAAACAAAGGTGGTCGCCTCGGTGCTTTTGGATCGAGTTTTTGGTCTTGTGGCTTTGGTCATCGTTTCGATTGTTGCTTTTGCATCGGCGTACCGAATTGTTTATGATAAATTTTTGTTGATCGCCATTGGAATGATATCTTTAGCTACGGCATTAGGTATTTTGTTTCTTTTTAATGAACGGCTTTATTCGTTTGCTTGCCAGGTTTTTAATAAATGGCCAGTTGTTAAAGATAAATTGATGGAGCTTCATTATGCGATTGTGCTGATTAAAGAAAAAAAACAGGCATTATTTTTAGTCATTAGTATTTCTTGTTTTGTTCAGGTCTTGTTAGCGATAGTATTTTATCTGACCGCAAAAGGCTTGCACCAAGATGTTGGATTAATTTATTGGATTATTTTTGTTCCCTTGATTTGTGTTGCATCAGCTTTTCCATCGATTGGTGGTTTGGGTGTTCGGGATGTGAGCTCTGTTTATTTGTTTTCAAAGGTCGGCGTTGCTGCGGCAACGGCTGCCAGTATGAGTTTGATTAATTTCTTATTTATGGCTATTATTGGCTTGATTGGGGCAATGGTTTATGTCTGTTCATTATCTCATAGACGGGTACAATGCTGTTTATCAGATTCCAAATCTTCTGAGGGGTAG
- a CDS encoding NYN domain-containing protein has translation MSVHYLIDGYNAVYQIPNLLRGSLQESRESLVRLVEQDCPQGSSRNLVTIVFDGQPGVGINAYAVAPKILFTENETADEAIKKIVERADLKKNIIVVTDDKEIQFYVRQFGAKVLAVKDFFLRKPGKKKKDFQRSITNTEECQINQELKKVWLKKGE, from the coding sequence ATGTCTGTTCATTATCTCATAGACGGGTACAATGCTGTTTATCAGATTCCAAATCTTCTGAGGGGTAGTTTGCAGGAATCTCGAGAGAGTCTTGTTCGCCTTGTTGAACAAGATTGTCCGCAGGGAAGTTCTCGAAACCTGGTAACCATTGTGTTTGATGGTCAGCCTGGAGTAGGCATTAATGCATATGCGGTAGCACCAAAAATATTGTTTACCGAAAACGAAACAGCGGATGAAGCAATTAAGAAAATTGTTGAGAGAGCAGATTTAAAAAAGAATATTATTGTTGTTACAGATGACAAAGAAATACAGTTTTATGTTCGTCAGTTTGGGGCAAAGGTTTTAGCTGTTAAAGATTTTTTCTTGAGAAAGCCAGGTAAGAAGAAAAAAGATTTTCAAAGGTCGATTACAAATACGGAAGAATGCCAGATTAATCAAGAACTTAAAAAGGTGTGGCTTAAAAAAGGCGAATGA
- a CDS encoding ABC transporter permease yields the protein MKILIFLKHFFQSALEGIAGLGNALYFLVSVLNRIVRGKIRFSEVIKQIYEQGMQSVVVIALTSIASGVVLALQGYVMLDRFGAKEKVAALVALSLVRELSPVFSALVFSGKAGARLTAELGAMNVNNQIVATKVMGVDPIEFLAVPRMLACFLVLPILVVMSEIIGITGGYLVGVFEANIPGSFYINQTLQSIDYVDFFSGFIKTFFFAILIGWICCYQGFVTKGGSLGVGRFTTKAVALAYILVVVSNTILTKIILTFWG from the coding sequence ATGAAAATATTAATTTTTTTAAAACATTTCTTTCAAAGTGCACTTGAAGGCATTGCTGGTCTTGGAAACGCCTTGTATTTCTTGGTTAGTGTATTAAATCGAATCGTCAGAGGAAAAATTCGATTTTCGGAAGTTATAAAGCAAATTTATGAACAGGGCATGCAGTCTGTGGTTGTCATCGCTCTTACGTCGATTGCTTCTGGTGTTGTTTTAGCTTTGCAGGGATATGTTATGCTTGACCGATTTGGGGCAAAAGAAAAGGTAGCTGCCTTAGTTGCTCTTTCGCTTGTTCGAGAGCTTAGCCCTGTTTTTAGTGCTTTGGTTTTTTCTGGAAAAGCCGGAGCACGACTTACGGCAGAATTGGGAGCAATGAATGTTAACAATCAAATTGTTGCAACCAAAGTTATGGGTGTTGATCCGATTGAGTTTTTGGCTGTTCCGAGAATGTTAGCGTGTTTCCTTGTTTTGCCTATTTTAGTTGTGATGTCTGAGATTATTGGAATCACGGGTGGGTATTTAGTTGGAGTTTTTGAGGCGAATATTCCAGGATCGTTTTATATTAATCAAACATTACAATCGATTGATTATGTTGATTTCTTTAGTGGTTTTATTAAAACATTCTTTTTTGCTATTTTAATTGGATGGATTTGTTGTTATCAAGGTTTTGTCACAAAGGGTGGATCGTTAGGGGTTGGTCGTTTCACGACAAAAGCTGTTGCTTTGGCTTATATTTTGGTTGTTGTTTCAAATACAATATTGACAAAAATTATTTTGACATTTTGGGGATAG
- a CDS encoding ATP-binding cassette domain-containing protein: protein MIKVSHLYKSFNDQPILKDVNFEVKEGEILAILGQSGVGKSVLLKHLIGLLVLDKGSIEIDSMDVTSFGEKDWLLLRKKMGYLFQDGALYDFMTIFENVAFPLKEHTKMNEQEIREKVRSTLNLVGLDDIEEKYPSELSGGMQKRAALARAVILNSKILLCDEPTSGLDPIRSRDIADAILNISRHFNTTTVITSHDMKNSFRIADRLVIMKDGSLVAQGTAREIESIDNAFVKEFLN, encoded by the coding sequence ATGATTAAAGTTTCGCATTTGTACAAGTCGTTTAACGATCAACCGATTCTTAAAGATGTTAATTTTGAGGTTAAGGAGGGTGAAATTCTTGCTATTTTAGGACAAAGCGGGGTCGGCAAGAGCGTATTGCTTAAACATTTAATTGGTTTGCTTGTTTTGGATAAAGGTTCCATCGAAATTGATTCGATGGATGTTACAAGCTTTGGTGAAAAAGATTGGCTTTTGTTAAGAAAGAAAATGGGATATCTTTTTCAAGATGGAGCGCTATATGATTTTATGACAATTTTTGAGAACGTCGCATTTCCGCTGAAAGAACATACAAAAATGAATGAGCAAGAAATCAGAGAAAAGGTTAGGAGCACTTTGAATTTAGTTGGGCTCGATGATATTGAAGAAAAATATCCGTCTGAGTTAAGTGGCGGGATGCAAAAACGAGCTGCGCTAGCTCGAGCGGTTATCTTAAACTCAAAGATTCTTTTGTGTGATGAGCCGACATCGGGTTTAGATCCGATTCGTAGTCGAGATATTGCTGATGCTATTTTAAATATTTCACGGCATTTTAATACAACAACAGTGATCACATCCCACGACATGAAGAATTCGTTTCGCATCGCCGATCGATTAGTTATTATGAAAGACGGGTCGCTTGTAGCGCAAGGCACGGCTAGGGAGATTGAATCAATAGATAATGCTTTTGTTAAAGAATTTCTAAATTAA
- a CDS encoding MlaD family protein, translated as MEKKEFSIKLYAGLFFIIGVILIGVVVLTIGMERGLTQPKFTAQVLFSQVGGLSIGAPVRLSGVNVGTVGKIDFLDEEVDGRHVVVSLSLFKRYKKQIEKAYSFEIKTEGVLGQKLIAISKDPSGNGRKLDIAKPLVGEDPLDVQDLARTFGQTAVSLQDTAKGMAVVMNEVDDNFKKIKRVLNRIEERLIDGNLFTVF; from the coding sequence ATGGAAAAAAAAGAGTTTTCAATAAAGTTATATGCAGGTCTATTTTTTATTATTGGGGTTATTTTGATTGGTGTTGTTGTTTTGACGATTGGGATGGAGAGAGGATTGACTCAGCCAAAGTTTACGGCTCAAGTTTTATTTAGTCAAGTTGGCGGCCTGTCCATCGGAGCACCAGTTCGCTTGTCCGGAGTTAATGTGGGAACTGTTGGCAAAATCGATTTTCTTGATGAAGAAGTTGACGGGCGTCACGTTGTTGTGAGTTTAAGCCTTTTTAAACGATATAAGAAGCAAATTGAAAAGGCGTATAGTTTTGAAATTAAGACCGAAGGTGTCTTAGGGCAAAAGTTGATTGCTATTAGCAAAGATCCGTCCGGGAATGGTCGAAAGCTTGATATTGCTAAGCCGTTAGTTGGCGAAGATCCTCTGGATGTTCAAGATCTTGCTAGAACATTTGGCCAGACAGCTGTTTCTCTTCAAGACACAGCAAAAGGAATGGCTGTTGTTATGAATGAAGTTGATGATAACTTCAAGAAGATCAAAAGAGTGCTTAACCGCATTGAAGAGAGATTAATTGACGGAAATTTATTTACAGTTTTTTAG
- a CDS encoding mechanosensitive ion channel family protein — MGDSITIFGIKIFAWIYIPLSYLLWVMAGLLIKGIVFKSIKKFAKKTKTKADDILVDSLDVPLLLLIFTSGGILVERIAPITAGADLAKYVVLGFKAVTIIAIVLFFDKFINKLIEAYSPKYDVLQTSGSVVKTITRLLVIGIGLLVLLDSFGVSITPVLASLGIGSLAVALALQPTLENFFSGVQIIVDKPIKVGQFVKLESGEEGYVHKIGWRSTWIRMLPNNIVVMPNKVMVNSRVTNYYYPEQELAVLVQVGVHYTSDLEKVEKVTIEVGREVMKEVVGGIKDFEPFIRYHTFDHSSINFSVILRAKEFVDNYLIKHEFIKRLAKRYTKEGIVIPFPIRAINYDQEKSLENIQKS, encoded by the coding sequence ATGGGTGATTCAATAACAATTTTTGGTATTAAGATTTTTGCGTGGATTTATATCCCTCTTAGCTATTTATTGTGGGTTATGGCAGGTCTTTTGATTAAAGGCATTGTATTTAAATCTATCAAAAAATTCGCGAAAAAAACAAAAACAAAAGCTGATGATATTCTTGTTGATTCGCTTGATGTCCCGTTGCTCTTATTAATTTTTACAAGCGGTGGAATTCTTGTTGAGCGGATTGCTCCGATAACTGCAGGCGCAGATTTGGCAAAGTATGTTGTTCTTGGATTTAAAGCAGTTACAATTATTGCGATTGTTTTATTTTTTGATAAATTTATTAACAAATTAATTGAAGCCTATTCGCCGAAATATGATGTTTTGCAGACTTCAGGAAGCGTTGTTAAGACGATTACGCGCTTACTTGTCATTGGCATCGGACTTTTGGTTCTTTTGGACAGTTTTGGTGTTTCCATCACACCTGTTTTAGCTTCTTTGGGGATTGGTTCTCTGGCAGTTGCTCTTGCATTGCAGCCAACGCTTGAGAATTTCTTTTCAGGTGTTCAAATTATTGTTGATAAACCAATTAAAGTTGGCCAATTTGTTAAACTTGAATCTGGTGAAGAAGGCTATGTGCACAAAATTGGATGGCGTTCAACTTGGATTCGAATGCTTCCGAATAATATTGTGGTAATGCCCAACAAGGTGATGGTTAATTCAAGAGTAACGAATTATTATTATCCTGAGCAAGAATTAGCTGTGTTAGTTCAGGTTGGTGTACACTATACATCGGATTTGGAAAAAGTAGAAAAAGTTACCATAGAAGTCGGAAGAGAAGTAATGAAAGAGGTCGTAGGCGGAATTAAAGATTTTGAGCCGTTTATTCGATATCATACTTTTGATCATTCGAGTATTAATTTTAGTGTGATTTTGCGCGCCAAAGAATTTGTGGATAATTATTTAATTAAACATGAATTTATTAAGCGTTTAGCGAAGCGCTATACTAAAGAGGGCATTGTGATTCCATTTCCGATTCGTGCGATTAACTATGATCAAGAAAAATCTCTTGAGAACATTCAAAAAAGCTAA
- a CDS encoding YggT family protein produces the protein MFIFGNLIISLAKILDIILTFLYWLILIRALISWVNPDPFNPVVQFLHRTTEPILEPIRRILPRMAIDFSPIVAFLGIVFLKSFLISTLIEMGYRLKNLI, from the coding sequence ATGTTTATTTTTGGAAATTTAATTATTTCATTGGCAAAAATTCTTGATATTATTTTAACATTTTTATATTGGTTAATTTTGATTCGTGCTCTGATTAGCTGGGTTAATCCAGACCCTTTTAATCCCGTTGTGCAGTTCTTGCATCGAACCACAGAGCCAATTTTAGAGCCTATTCGCCGGATTTTGCCAAGAATGGCGATTGATTTTTCTCCCATCGTGGCATTTTTAGGCATTGTGTTCTTAAAATCTTTTTTAATTTCAACATTGATTGAAATGGGATATCGATTGAAAAATTTAATATAA
- a CDS encoding YbaB/EbfC family nucleoid-associated protein, translated as MFDQMKKLMEMKKQADQIKRELEASRTEADDGSGIKIVIDGAQRFHSVEIDPSLLGQDNQQEFQKKILKSINYAIAQSQAMAAEKMKKMAGLNIPGL; from the coding sequence ATGTTTGATCAGATGAAAAAATTGATGGAGATGAAAAAGCAAGCGGACCAGATTAAGCGAGAGCTTGAAGCTTCAAGAACTGAAGCTGATGATGGGTCTGGAATTAAGATTGTTATCGATGGAGCACAAAGGTTTCACTCTGTTGAAATCGACCCTAGTCTTTTAGGACAAGATAATCAGCAAGAGTTTCAGAAAAAAATTCTAAAGAGTATTAATTATGCGATTGCTCAGTCCCAGGCAATGGCTGCAGAAAAAATGAAAAAAATGGCTGGATTAAACATTCCAGGGCTTTAA
- the greA gene encoding transcription elongation factor GreA, with translation MSGDVYLTREGYEKLIKDLDQLKGVERLKISRAIGEARLLGDLKENAEYDAAKNAQAHCEARISELEGTLSRARIIEDEDIPKDKAFIGATVTLIDLDTNEESVYILVSPEESNYEEGKISITSPIGKALLGRKLDDEVEIQVPAGALRYKITKINR, from the coding sequence ATGTCAGGTGATGTTTATTTAACGAGAGAAGGATATGAAAAATTGATTAAAGATCTTGATCAGCTTAAAGGAGTTGAGCGTCTTAAGATTTCAAGGGCTATCGGAGAGGCCAGGCTTTTAGGGGATTTAAAAGAGAACGCAGAATATGATGCTGCTAAAAACGCTCAGGCTCATTGTGAAGCAAGAATTTCAGAGCTTGAAGGCACCTTGTCTCGTGCTCGAATCATTGAAGATGAGGATATTCCAAAAGACAAGGCTTTTATTGGAGCAACTGTGACCTTAATTGATTTGGATACGAACGAGGAATCTGTGTATATTCTGGTATCTCCGGAAGAGTCAAATTATGAAGAGGGAAAGATTTCGATTACATCGCCAATTGGAAAAGCTTTGCTTGGTCGTAAATTAGATGATGAAGTTGAAATTCAAGTTCCTGCGGGAGCCTTAAGATATAAAATTACAAAAATTAATCGATAG
- a CDS encoding Gfo/Idh/MocA family oxidoreductase, translating to MISIGVIGCGHWGPNHIRTFSQLADSEVVMCSDLEQDRLTAIKNLFPHIKITKDYRDILSTDDVDAVCIVTPTASHFQIAKESLESGKHVLCEKPLAISAKECQELGRLAQENSKILMVGHVFLFNEGIVQLKKYLSQGELGNIYYAHSERTNLGPFRYDVNALWDLAPHDISIFNYLFDSCPINVSARGQKCLKTSLEDLAFVTLEYPNNILVNIHVSWLDPRKVRQITIVGDEKMIVWDDLDNMGPIRLYDKHVERTEVFYETYGEFQLLSKEGSVMIPKIAIKEPLKNQNQYFLDCIKNNRLPDVSDAKKGEDVVRTLLAISESMNNGGSPVKIS from the coding sequence GTGATTTCAATTGGTGTTATTGGATGTGGTCATTGGGGGCCTAACCATATTCGAACATTTTCTCAGCTTGCAGATTCTGAAGTTGTCATGTGTTCGGATTTGGAGCAAGATCGATTAACGGCCATTAAGAACCTTTTTCCTCATATTAAAATAACAAAAGACTATCGAGATATTTTAAGCACTGATGATGTTGACGCGGTTTGCATCGTGACTCCTACAGCAAGTCATTTTCAAATTGCCAAAGAATCCTTAGAATCCGGCAAGCATGTTTTGTGTGAGAAGCCGTTAGCTATTTCCGCGAAAGAATGTCAAGAGTTGGGTCGTTTAGCTCAAGAAAATTCGAAGATTTTAATGGTCGGGCACGTTTTTTTGTTTAATGAAGGCATTGTGCAGTTAAAGAAATATTTGTCGCAGGGCGAGCTTGGTAATATTTATTATGCTCATTCAGAAAGAACAAACCTTGGCCCATTTCGCTACGATGTTAACGCTCTTTGGGATTTGGCACCTCATGATATTTCTATTTTTAATTATTTGTTTGATAGTTGTCCTATCAATGTTTCTGCCAGGGGCCAAAAATGTTTAAAAACATCTCTGGAAGATTTGGCATTTGTGACATTGGAATATCCAAATAACATTTTGGTGAATATCCATGTGAGCTGGCTTGATCCTCGAAAAGTAAGGCAGATTACGATTGTTGGAGATGAAAAAATGATTGTGTGGGATGATTTGGATAATATGGGTCCGATACGACTTTATGATAAACATGTTGAGCGAACAGAAGTTTTTTATGAAACGTATGGTGAATTTCAGCTTTTATCAAAAGAGGGAAGTGTGATGATTCCGAAGATTGCGATTAAAGAGCCTTTGAAAAATCAAAATCAATATTTTCTTGATTGCATTAAGAATAATCGGTTGCCTGATGTTTCAGATGCGAAAAAAGGGGAAGATGTTGTTAGGACACTTTTAGCTATTTCTGAATCAATGAACAATGGCGGATCGCCAGTAAAGATTTCTTAA
- a CDS encoding acyltransferase, producing MNYSKHPTALVNDKSQIGDRTRIWAFVNIQDGAIVGSDCNICDCCFLEKGAKLGNRVTIKNGVSIFDGVILEDDVFCGTNVVFVNDRNPRSKKEDWVLEKTIVKKGATIGSNATVLCGVTIGEYAFVGAGSIVTKDVLPFEMVVGNPARKIGYACCCGKRLEESLKCSCGLLYSIGEKGLEIND from the coding sequence ATGAATTATTCAAAGCATCCAACCGCATTAGTTAACGATAAATCCCAGATAGGAGACCGGACGCGTATTTGGGCTTTTGTTAATATTCAAGATGGGGCTATTGTCGGATCCGATTGCAATATTTGTGATTGTTGTTTTTTGGAAAAAGGGGCTAAGCTTGGAAATCGCGTAACAATTAAAAATGGTGTCTCGATTTTTGATGGTGTTATTTTAGAAGATGATGTTTTTTGTGGGACAAATGTTGTTTTTGTTAACGATCGAAATCCTCGCAGCAAAAAAGAAGACTGGGTTCTTGAAAAAACAATTGTAAAAAAGGGCGCTACCATTGGAAGCAATGCAACTGTTTTGTGCGGTGTTACCATTGGAGAATATGCTTTTGTTGGAGCGGGTAGCATTGTGACAAAAGATGTTTTGCCATTTGAAATGGTTGTTGGTAATCCTGCTAGAAAAATAGGTTATGCATGTTGTTGCGGAAAAAGATTAGAAGAATCTTTAAAGTGTTCTTGTGGCTTACTGTATAGCATAGGGGAAAAGGGATTAGAAATTAATGACTAA
- a CDS encoding glycosyltransferase family 2 protein, giving the protein MTKVLVCPIAFNEHVKIKRTIERFIASPAFGKVEYLVMDDGSTDETTKIIESFSNQGVQTIKHAHRIGVGAAIRTAINHAIKKNFDIIVIMAGNDKDDPNEIFSLVDPVIKEDFDFVQGSRYKGGCGVGGDMPMYRRIATRLHPALLSFFTKKRVTDSTNGFRAIKLSVFKDKRINLDQQWLNAYELEPYILFKVLIFDYKFKEVLVKKVYPSRKLGYTKMRPFLGWWSILKPILYLGFRIKK; this is encoded by the coding sequence ATGACTAAGGTCTTAGTTTGTCCGATTGCTTTTAATGAACATGTTAAGATTAAAAGAACAATAGAGCGTTTTATTGCAAGCCCGGCTTTTGGAAAAGTTGAATATCTGGTAATGGATGATGGGTCGACAGATGAAACAACCAAAATCATTGAAAGTTTTTCAAATCAAGGTGTTCAAACCATTAAGCACGCTCATCGAATTGGAGTAGGGGCTGCAATTCGAACAGCGATAAATCACGCGATCAAAAAGAATTTTGATATTATTGTTATTATGGCTGGTAACGATAAGGATGATCCAAATGAAATATTTTCTCTTGTTGATCCAGTGATAAAAGAAGATTTTGATTTTGTGCAAGGGTCTCGATACAAGGGTGGATGCGGAGTCGGAGGGGACATGCCAATGTACCGAAGAATTGCTACACGCCTTCATCCAGCATTGCTTTCTTTTTTTACTAAAAAGCGAGTCACCGATAGCACCAATGGTTTTAGGGCGATTAAGCTCTCTGTTTTTAAAGACAAGCGAATTAATTTGGATCAGCAGTGGCTTAATGCGTATGAACTTGAGCCTTATATCTTATTTAAAGTTTTAATCTTTGATTATAAGTTTAAAGAAGTTTTAGTGAAGAAAGTTTATCCTTCTAGAAAATTAGGATATACAAAAATGCGACCTTTTTTAGGATGGTGGAGCATTTTAAAACCAATTCTTTATTTAGGGTTTAGAATCAAGAAATAA
- the rlmB gene encoding 23S rRNA (guanosine(2251)-2'-O)-methyltransferase RlmB, whose amino-acid sequence MKLFGKNSVIERIKSNPKSIRTIYVQTDHADASYIRKKAKKWGIAVYGVAQSKILKMTRNLNSQGVVADVEDFQYTEYSDLLDQALKKKLSLLFLDNLKDPQNLGAIIRSVACLGDFGIVLPKKESVSITEAVFRVASGGDNYVSVSRVSNLSNAISLAKKQGFWIAGSVVEGGEDLSEQSLPFPIGLVIGSEQRGIRDVIRKQIDVSVTIPMKHERLSFNAAQATAILCYEITKQKNKKDC is encoded by the coding sequence ATGAAACTTTTTGGAAAAAATTCAGTTATCGAAAGAATAAAATCTAATCCTAAAAGCATAAGAACGATTTATGTCCAAACGGATCACGCGGATGCCTCTTATATTCGAAAAAAGGCAAAGAAGTGGGGCATTGCAGTTTATGGTGTTGCTCAATCTAAGATTTTGAAGATGACTCGAAATTTGAACAGTCAAGGCGTTGTTGCGGATGTTGAAGATTTTCAGTATACAGAGTATTCTGATCTTTTGGATCAGGCGCTGAAAAAGAAGCTGTCATTATTGTTTTTGGATAATTTAAAGGATCCTCAAAATTTAGGGGCTATTATTCGAAGCGTTGCTTGTCTGGGTGATTTTGGAATTGTTCTTCCAAAAAAAGAATCGGTTTCAATTACCGAAGCTGTTTTTCGTGTTGCTTCTGGGGGAGATAACTACGTTTCTGTCTCAAGAGTTTCTAACCTAAGTAATGCTATTTCCTTGGCTAAGAAACAAGGTTTTTGGATTGCAGGATCTGTGGTTGAAGGAGGAGAAGATTTATCAGAGCAATCTCTGCCTTTTCCGATCGGCCTTGTTATTGGATCTGAACAAAGAGGTATTCGGGATGTTATTCGAAAACAAATTGATGTTAGCGTTACAATCCCTATGAAACATGAACGCTTGTCGTTTAACGCAGCACAAGCAACTGCTATTTTATGCTATGAAATCACAAAACAAAAAAACAAAAAAGATTGTTAA